Proteins found in one Pirellulales bacterium genomic segment:
- a CDS encoding type II toxin-antitoxin system RelE/ParE family toxin: MKLRFLPEARWELDSAAAWYENHSLSASARLLDEYERVQQKIKRNPQAHVRAEFYTGPREVRRCQLKKFPYIVIYECRGVNPISELIVVAVSHTSREPLYWVERLSSI; the protein is encoded by the coding sequence GTGAAACTTCGTTTTTTGCCCGAGGCGAGATGGGAGCTGGACTCAGCGGCTGCCTGGTATGAAAATCACTCCTTGTCCGCAAGTGCCCGCTTGCTTGATGAGTACGAACGAGTACAACAAAAGATCAAACGCAACCCCCAGGCCCACGTCCGTGCCGAATTTTATACCGGTCCGCGAGAGGTTCGCCGCTGTCAATTGAAAAAGTTTCCTTACATTGTGATTTATGAATGCCGTGGAGTGAATCCCATATCGGAACTCATCGTCGTCGCGGTCAGTCACACCAGCCGCGAGCCGCTGTATTGGGTGGAGCGGCTGAGTTCAATTTAG
- a CDS encoding SDR family oxidoreductase, producing the protein MAPLTGKTVLITGGGSGIGLATALAFAEQGCRVAIGGRDAEKLRQAATIWTGQPGILHHIVNVADRASVQTFVDWAMAQLGQIDILVNGAGTNIKLRTMREMPPAQWDELLAINATGAYNMLYAVLPDMRARQDGLVINISSVAGLRALRLGGVAYCASKFAMTALGTAVGNEECVNNIRVTNIYPGEVDTPILQNRPTPVTPEHKARILQAADVAAAAVFVASLPSRAHVPDLVIKPLSQEFC; encoded by the coding sequence ATGGCACCATTAACTGGCAAAACAGTCTTAATCACGGGTGGTGGCAGCGGGATCGGCTTGGCCACGGCGCTCGCCTTTGCGGAGCAAGGCTGCCGCGTGGCTATTGGGGGGCGCGATGCCGAAAAACTACGACAGGCCGCCACCATTTGGACCGGTCAACCCGGCATTTTGCACCACATTGTGAACGTGGCCGACCGGGCCAGCGTACAGACATTTGTGGACTGGGCGATGGCGCAACTGGGCCAGATCGACATTTTAGTAAATGGAGCGGGGACAAATATCAAGCTACGCACGATGCGCGAGATGCCCCCTGCACAGTGGGATGAGCTGTTGGCTATTAACGCCACCGGGGCCTACAACATGCTGTATGCGGTGCTGCCGGACATGCGCGCCCGCCAGGACGGGCTGGTGATCAATATTTCGTCCGTCGCGGGACTGCGGGCGTTACGTCTGGGTGGGGTGGCGTATTGTGCGTCCAAATTTGCCATGACGGCCCTGGGGACGGCGGTGGGGAATGAGGAATGCGTCAATAATATTCGTGTGACAAATATCTATCCGGGCGAGGTGGACACGCCGATTTTGCAGAATCGCCCCACGCCCGTGACCCCCGAACACAAAGCCCGGATTTTGCAGGCCGCGGATGTGGCGGCGGCGGCGGTATTTGTAGCCAGTCTGCCCTCACGGGCGCATGTTCCCGATTTGGTCATCAAGCCGCTGAGCCAGGAATTTTGCTAG
- a CDS encoding addiction module protein, translating into MTTVEQILEQALALSVADRLALIEKLDLSIPAEGSHPEVENTGSAEFATPELAAKWNDEVERRLGAYDRGEVQAIDADVVLAELRARLATKMAEKRAS; encoded by the coding sequence ATGACCACCGTCGAACAGATACTTGAACAAGCCCTGGCCTTGTCCGTGGCGGACCGCCTGGCGCTGATTGAAAAACTGGATTTGAGCATACCCGCCGAGGGATCCCATCCCGAGGTGGAAAATACCGGCAGCGCGGAGTTTGCCACGCCGGAGTTGGCCGCCAAATGGAATGACGAAGTGGAACGCCGGCTCGGCGCGTACGACCGGGGGGAGGTGCAAGCAATTGACGCCGACGTGGTTCTGGCGGAATTGCGTGCACGATTAGCCACTAAAATGGCGGAGAAACGAGCCTCGTGA